A genomic region of Methanobacterium formicicum DSM 3637 contains the following coding sequences:
- a CDS encoding Ku protein, protein MRSIWSGSIKFGTIFIPIRLYAASENLHVGFHLVHKTDCGRVHYKKVCEKDGKELKPHEIAKAIDIAGECIQFTDEEIKNLHPFSTRTMEIMGFCDYSEIPQISLSKPYYLGTDNPKKGGTGQSFHLLKEAMEKKEKVAVVKWVQRNNEYIGMLQSHENGFLLKQLLYFEQVRSQEEVEIIPSEVDQDLLEKATRVMESMIFDFDWTDYSETYTQQLHELIEKKSAGEELIPELKPPETRSLEKELEKMLAMMEE, encoded by the coding sequence ATGAGATCAATCTGGTCAGGTTCTATAAAATTCGGAACTATTTTTATACCCATCAGACTGTACGCTGCAAGTGAAAACCTCCATGTAGGGTTTCACCTGGTTCATAAAACTGATTGTGGTAGAGTTCATTATAAAAAGGTTTGTGAAAAGGATGGTAAAGAACTCAAACCCCATGAAATTGCCAAAGCAATAGATATTGCCGGAGAATGCATACAGTTCACCGATGAGGAGATTAAAAACCTCCACCCATTCTCCACTAGAACCATGGAAATAATGGGATTCTGTGATTACAGTGAAATACCCCAAATTTCCCTGTCCAAACCTTACTATCTGGGAACTGATAACCCCAAGAAGGGAGGTACCGGTCAGAGTTTCCATTTACTCAAGGAAGCTATGGAAAAGAAAGAGAAAGTGGCAGTGGTGAAATGGGTTCAGCGCAACAATGAGTACATTGGGATGTTACAATCCCATGAGAATGGATTTCTCCTGAAACAGTTGCTGTACTTTGAACAGGTGAGATCACAGGAGGAAGTGGAGATCATTCCCAGTGAAGTTGACCAGGATCTCCTGGAGAAGGCAACCCGAGTAATGGAAAGCATGATCTTTGATTTTGATTGGACTGATTACTCTGAAACCTACACTCAACAGTTACATGAACTAATTGAGAAAAAATCTGCTGGTGAAGAATTAATACCAGAATTAAAGCCTCCAGAAACCAGGTCACTGGAAAAAGAACTGGAAAAAATGTTAGCCATGATGGAAGAATAA
- a CDS encoding YbjQ family protein: MLIITSPTLEGKKINEYYGLVTGDALLGANLYKDMFSGVRDVVGGRTSKYEEELTTARNLALKSMKEKAEEKGANAIIGTRVAYHNLGGTMGNTIMVTVVGTAVSFQE; the protein is encoded by the coding sequence ATGTTAATTATAACATCCCCTACCCTTGAAGGGAAAAAAATAAACGAATACTATGGTCTGGTAACTGGAGATGCTCTATTGGGAGCCAATCTGTATAAAGATATGTTCTCAGGAGTGCGAGATGTGGTAGGGGGAAGAACTTCTAAATATGAAGAGGAGCTTACCACCGCCAGAAACTTAGCTCTTAAAAGTATGAAAGAAAAAGCTGAGGAAAAAGGAGCTAATGCAATCATAGGAACTAGGGTGGCCTACCATAACCTGGGAGGCACCATGGGAAACACCATAATGGTCACGGTAGTTGGAACCGCAGTTTCATTCCAGGAATGA
- the nikR gene encoding nickel-responsive transcriptional regulator NikR, producing MMRISMSLPKKLLSEFDEVLKDRGYNSRSKGIRDALKDYIVRYQWMKEVEGDRVGIVAVIYDHHYTGVMEDLTDIQHEFRDFINATMHIHMTEKNCLEVIVVKGDAQKIRNLTEKIMRLKGVEHVKLTTTSSGEQL from the coding sequence ATGATGAGAATAAGCATGTCATTGCCAAAAAAACTTTTAAGTGAATTTGATGAGGTTTTGAAGGACAGAGGATATAATTCAAGATCTAAAGGTATTAGAGATGCCTTGAAGGATTATATCGTGCGTTATCAATGGATGAAAGAGGTGGAGGGAGATCGGGTTGGAATAGTAGCGGTCATATACGATCATCACTACACCGGAGTAATGGAAGACCTCACCGATATCCAGCACGAGTTCCGGGACTTCATTAACGCCACCATGCACATACACATGACCGAAAAAAACTGTCTGGAGGTCATAGTAGTCAAAGGAGACGCCCAGAAAATCAGAAACCTTACTGAGAAGATCATGAGACTCAAGGGTGTAGAACACGTCAAACTCACCACCACCTCCAGCGGAGAACAACTCTAA
- a CDS encoding AI-2E family transporter yields the protein MSLKNLKSKRKMIDVNDYKIPSFMRQISIIAILFIVVIGMKYSSEILGPVLLSIFISIIIYPFLMWLKKKGLSYNQSVILTLAAIFALGVGIIWFLAVSLAQLIKELPDLTINSGGILAQYGNEIIKFLATHIPISDITGLVGLGIFMLFAVIFLVYELPQIKVRLVKGFGEDSSVLSRIMDLVDANIHYFIIRAKVNFLYGVGVSAILFVFDINFAVLWGLLTFALGFIPYLGIIIAAIPPVLVAWAKYGIWGAVIMGLFFIIINTVAESYIFPRLTGKGLQMSVFVVFVSLFVWGWIIGPTGFLIGVPLTLVVIKYLENFDETRWLALLMISEGDEEEKQEKDK from the coding sequence GTGTCATTAAAGAATCTTAAAAGTAAGAGGAAGATGATAGATGTGAACGATTATAAAATACCCTCATTTATGAGACAAATTAGTATCATAGCCATTTTGTTCATTGTGGTCATTGGAATGAAATACAGTTCCGAGATTTTAGGTCCAGTACTCCTTTCAATATTTATCAGCATAATAATTTATCCTTTCCTGATGTGGCTGAAGAAAAAAGGCCTTTCTTATAATCAGTCAGTTATTTTAACTTTGGCTGCTATTTTTGCCCTGGGAGTGGGGATAATATGGTTCCTGGCTGTTTCATTGGCACAATTAATAAAAGAACTGCCCGATTTAACCATAAACTCAGGCGGGATTCTGGCACAGTATGGGAATGAAATAATAAAATTCCTGGCCACCCATATCCCCATATCCGATATTACCGGACTTGTTGGCCTTGGAATTTTCATGCTCTTTGCAGTTATATTCCTGGTCTATGAACTCCCCCAAATAAAAGTCAGGTTGGTTAAAGGATTTGGAGAGGATAGCTCTGTTTTAAGTCGGATAATGGATCTGGTAGATGCCAACATCCACTACTTCATAATCAGAGCTAAAGTGAACTTTTTATATGGGGTGGGTGTTTCAGCAATTCTTTTCGTCTTTGACATTAACTTTGCAGTTTTATGGGGATTATTAACATTTGCACTGGGATTTATCCCCTACCTGGGGATAATAATAGCTGCTATCCCTCCAGTGTTAGTTGCCTGGGCCAAATATGGTATTTGGGGAGCTGTAATCATGGGATTATTCTTCATAATTATTAACACAGTAGCAGAAAGTTACATATTCCCCAGATTAACTGGAAAAGGACTTCAAATGTCTGTTTTTGTGGTATTCGTCTCATTATTTGTATGGGGATGGATTATAGGGCCCACTGGCTTCTTAATTGGAGTGCCTTTAACCTTGGTCGTCATAAAATACCTGGAAAACTTCGATGAAACCCGCTGGCTAGCCTTACTAATGATAAGTGAAGGTGATGAAGAGGAAAAACAAGAAAAAGATAAATAA
- a CDS encoding cation diffusion facilitator family transporter, whose product MIELNKDLERENIGRKASMVAISGNILLTIFNFIVGTLSGSTALVAEAAHTLSDVITSILAFVGFKIGMKPADRDHQYGHGRAEPIAGLIIVVFLVVVAYEILSDVYVKLLMNESLQAPDWTAAGMAVIGMIVNYAMTTYLIRSGKKINSPALIADGQHQKVDIFSCGAVLVGVIGAQMGFTLLDPIVAMFIAIMVLRTAFVVARDNINTIMGKLPSEEILEEIRAAAMSVEEVKGVHDLRVNNMGPYASAELHIELDGDLKLRESHEISHKVEKQVINNVGPIKMAIVHTCPFEDGCEE is encoded by the coding sequence ATGATTGAATTGAATAAAGACTTAGAAAGGGAAAATATTGGTAGAAAAGCTTCCATGGTGGCTATATCTGGTAATATTCTTCTGACAATATTCAATTTTATTGTAGGTACTTTATCTGGCAGTACTGCGCTGGTTGCCGAGGCAGCCCACACCCTTTCTGATGTGATAACATCTATACTCGCCTTTGTTGGGTTTAAAATTGGAATGAAACCCGCTGACAGGGATCATCAGTACGGGCATGGTCGGGCCGAACCAATTGCAGGGTTAATAATTGTGGTGTTTCTGGTGGTGGTTGCCTATGAAATACTTTCTGATGTTTATGTTAAGCTTTTAATGAACGAATCGCTTCAGGCACCGGATTGGACTGCTGCCGGAATGGCAGTGATTGGTATGATTGTTAATTACGCCATGACCACCTACCTTATTCGTTCTGGGAAAAAAATTAACAGCCCGGCCCTTATTGCAGACGGACAACATCAGAAAGTGGATATATTCTCCTGTGGAGCAGTACTAGTAGGTGTAATAGGTGCGCAAATGGGGTTCACCCTGTTAGATCCTATAGTGGCCATGTTCATTGCAATAATGGTTCTTAGAACTGCATTTGTCGTTGCACGTGATAATATCAACACTATAATGGGAAAATTACCTTCAGAAGAAATTTTAGAAGAAATACGGGCCGCGGCAATGTCTGTTGAAGAAGTTAAGGGAGTTCATGATTTGAGGGTAAACAACATGGGCCCTTATGCTTCAGCAGAGTTACATATAGAACTGGATGGAGATTTAAAACTCAGAGAATCTCATGAAATTTCCCATAAAGTTGAAAAACAGGTTATAAACAATGTAGGGCCTATAAAAATGGCTATTGTTCATACCTGTCCATTTGAAGATGGTTGCGAAGAATAA
- a CDS encoding NAD(P)/FAD-dependent oxidoreductase translates to MMETDILVIGAGPAGSTAAKHAVIGGAQVIVIDKKSEIGSPKRCAEGVSKDGLKKLGIEPSPRWVTKEATGVRMVSPNGTAVNLTDEKVKLPEAGYILERKVFDKFMAMDAGRAGAKIMVKTLATGLRREEDQVVVTVEHMGEELEIKAKIVIAADGPESRVGRWAGLKTALKPKNMESCAQFEMAGVQMAEPDCIEFHFGSVAPGGYAWIFPKGDDIANVGLGVLTTITDKTAYQHLLEFVESNPATQNAQPVELNVGGDPVGGLLKKMVADNVLVTGDAASMVNPLTGGGIISGMLGGRIAGQVAAQAVSDGDYSHKNLKVYEKLCEDELGESFKKYLKAKEYLLSLSDEELDEIANVFKDSDFETINTAEMVRKLVKISPKALLKLGKLF, encoded by the coding sequence ATGATGGAAACTGATATTCTGGTTATAGGTGCCGGTCCTGCCGGTTCAACAGCGGCCAAACACGCAGTCATTGGTGGTGCCCAGGTAATTGTAATTGACAAAAAATCAGAGATAGGATCACCCAAAAGATGCGCAGAAGGTGTCTCCAAAGACGGTCTTAAGAAACTGGGAATTGAACCATCCCCACGATGGGTGACCAAAGAGGCCACTGGAGTTAGAATGGTCTCACCCAACGGCACTGCAGTGAACCTCACAGATGAAAAAGTGAAACTCCCTGAAGCAGGTTATATCCTGGAACGTAAGGTCTTTGATAAGTTTATGGCTATGGATGCCGGCCGTGCCGGTGCTAAGATCATGGTAAAAACTCTGGCTACCGGCCTGCGAAGAGAAGAAGACCAGGTCGTGGTTACTGTCGAGCACATGGGAGAAGAACTGGAAATCAAAGCCAAGATTGTTATAGCTGCTGATGGCCCTGAATCCCGTGTTGGAAGATGGGCTGGACTCAAAACTGCCCTTAAACCTAAAAATATGGAATCCTGCGCACAGTTTGAAATGGCCGGAGTCCAAATGGCAGAACCAGATTGTATAGAATTCCACTTTGGTAGTGTAGCCCCTGGAGGTTACGCCTGGATATTCCCCAAAGGGGATGACATAGCCAATGTTGGTCTTGGTGTTTTAACCACCATAACCGACAAAACTGCATACCAGCACCTTTTAGAGTTTGTGGAAAGCAACCCCGCCACTCAGAATGCTCAACCTGTGGAACTCAACGTTGGTGGTGATCCAGTAGGTGGATTACTCAAAAAAATGGTGGCAGATAACGTTCTGGTGACTGGAGATGCTGCCAGCATGGTAAACCCACTCACTGGTGGAGGTATAATCAGTGGTATGCTGGGAGGTCGTATAGCTGGTCAGGTTGCTGCCCAGGCTGTTAGTGATGGTGATTATTCCCATAAAAACCTCAAAGTCTACGAAAAACTCTGCGAAGATGAACTGGGAGAATCATTCAAAAAGTACCTTAAAGCTAAAGAATATCTTTTAAGCCTTTCTGATGAAGAATTAGATGAAATTGCCAATGTTTTCAAGGACAGTGACTTTGAGACCATTAACACCGCAGAAATGGTTAGGAAACTGGTTAAAATCTCACCAAAAGCTCTTTTAAAGTTAGGTAAATTATTCTAA
- a CDS encoding TIGR04165 family Cys-rich peptide, giving the protein MNLGKLNEKCPKCGSKDKTLNRRLDAKHRAFGTTQNLTCSDCGYVFKSREDENEEENE; this is encoded by the coding sequence ATGAATTTAGGTAAATTGAATGAAAAATGCCCAAAATGCGGTTCAAAAGATAAAACCCTTAACCGACGATTAGATGCAAAACATCGTGCCTTTGGCACCACTCAAAACCTTACATGCAGTGACTGTGGTTATGTGTTTAAATCCCGTGAAGATGAAAATGAAGAAGAAAATGAGTAG
- a CDS encoding DUF362 domain-containing protein, with protein MIVKEWCMYCGECAGVCPRNLIEVREISLNFNEEECKDCQICLQVCPVKALEKKE; from the coding sequence ATGATAGTCAAGGAATGGTGTATGTACTGTGGGGAATGTGCGGGTGTTTGTCCGCGTAACCTCATTGAAGTACGGGAAATCAGTTTAAATTTCAACGAAGAAGAATGTAAAGACTGCCAGATATGTCTCCAGGTGTGTCCAGTAAAGGCCCTGGAAAAAAAGGAATGA
- a CDS encoding YbjQ family protein: MIPGDTKSEVTWLTSTENKNIIMDNRWAIISIYLGLVVGVISAVICLKWQLIIFGFNIMYIVSPLLAGFVENYVATRKHGKSTGAISALLTFILINIYGWVLPGWIFPKEPVTLSLITIIALILTIQAAFPIFVNHLLLVVVPGIASRIMRVLLRTPSEIIQATAGVEGDKTTKQPDELFLNELDIPLVSVPDVNGGKIKEYLGLVVGEAIAEENETEGRLSKIVKIIEPAQLDNFNLGSAKKMALSRMLENAESMGANGVVEVLIDFVSMGGLQGSVTIVTATATAVILEQDNKLTENASKLTEDTPKLTEDVPKLTEELSELSGRTASKKLKKSSHEDSKHSKTFKNVSDEFFIPLVTEKDDVPIIEKSSEGNNAKMDDDLSNYFLKIDNASKSDKNLSKDLSLEIRQFVNEEMHKLTKTLELATKTYLNDELERRFLEVSSDLDDLKKN, translated from the coding sequence TTGATCCCAGGAGATACCAAATCTGAGGTGACATGGTTGACCAGTACCGAGAATAAAAACATCATTATGGATAATCGGTGGGCAATTATTTCCATATATCTGGGATTAGTGGTAGGAGTTATTTCTGCTGTTATCTGTTTGAAATGGCAGTTAATTATTTTTGGATTCAACATAATGTACATAGTATCGCCATTACTGGCGGGATTTGTGGAAAACTACGTTGCAACCAGAAAGCATGGTAAAAGTACTGGTGCTATCAGCGCTCTATTGACCTTCATTTTAATCAATATTTATGGCTGGGTTTTACCGGGCTGGATTTTCCCCAAAGAACCAGTTACTCTTAGTTTAATAACCATAATTGCATTAATTTTGACTATTCAAGCAGCATTCCCCATATTCGTCAACCATCTTCTTTTAGTGGTGGTCCCGGGCATAGCTTCCAGGATTATGAGGGTACTGTTGAGGACTCCTTCTGAAATAATCCAGGCAACCGCAGGAGTTGAAGGGGATAAAACCACCAAACAGCCAGATGAACTTTTTTTAAATGAATTAGACATTCCATTAGTATCAGTTCCCGATGTAAATGGTGGAAAAATAAAGGAATATCTGGGCTTGGTTGTTGGAGAGGCCATAGCTGAAGAAAATGAGACTGAGGGGCGGCTTTCAAAGATTGTGAAGATCATCGAACCTGCTCAGCTGGATAACTTTAATTTAGGGTCCGCTAAAAAGATGGCACTGTCTCGAATGTTAGAAAATGCAGAATCAATGGGAGCTAATGGGGTGGTTGAAGTTTTAATCGATTTTGTATCCATGGGTGGGTTACAGGGCAGTGTCACAATTGTAACTGCAACTGCAACTGCAGTTATATTGGAACAAGACAATAAGTTAACTGAAAATGCATCTAAGTTAACTGAAGACACCCCTAAGTTAACTGAAGATGTTCCTAAGTTAACTGAAGAATTATCTGAATTATCAGGAAGAACTGCTTCTAAAAAATTAAAAAAAAGTTCACATGAGGATAGTAAACACTCAAAAACATTTAAAAATGTGTCTGATGAATTTTTTATACCTTTGGTAACTGAGAAAGATGATGTTCCTATCATTGAAAAGAGTTCAGAGGGCAATAATGCCAAAATGGATGATGACCTGTCTAATTATTTTTTAAAGATTGATAATGCATCAAAATCAGATAAAAATCTATCAAAAGATTTATCCCTTGAAATCAGACAATTTGTCAATGAAGAAATGCACAAATTAACCAAAACATTGGAACTGGCTACTAAAACTTATCTTAATGATGAGCTTGAAAGAAGATTCTTAGAGGTATCCAGTGATCTGGATGACCTTAAAAAAAATTGA
- a CDS encoding ATP-dependent DNA ligase, with product MEMLEPMLSKLAEGDVYLQDVWISEPKLDGERIIAMREGDVINMWTRRHVEASYKFPEIVSSLKKNVKGDNWILDGELTVPGGFRRLLKRNVEDKMKISILSRKLPATFNLFDILRFKGEDLTGKALIQRKKILLEAVDVGNHVTLIPFKRVTTETVKEHFEESLKKGYEGVILKNASSGYESGKRSVNWLKIKRSETIDVNVIGATRSTGSIAFGALILEKDGQYFGKVGTGFSDLDRRKILEFLEKNKAETNISIPQVLDVLLTTRPLPAEIKANEIVKNKPRAPVWVRFRWD from the coding sequence ATGGAAATGTTAGAACCCATGCTCAGCAAATTAGCAGAGGGTGATGTTTACCTGCAGGATGTCTGGATCAGCGAACCTAAACTGGATGGTGAAAGGATCATAGCGATGCGTGAAGGGGATGTTATCAACATGTGGACCCGTCGCCATGTTGAAGCTTCATATAAATTCCCTGAAATCGTTTCTAGTCTCAAAAAAAATGTTAAAGGGGATAACTGGATTTTAGATGGGGAACTCACAGTTCCAGGTGGATTTCGGAGACTTTTAAAACGCAATGTTGAAGATAAAATGAAAATCTCCATATTATCCCGGAAACTTCCTGCAACTTTCAACCTGTTCGACATTCTCCGCTTTAAGGGTGAAGATCTCACTGGTAAAGCACTGATTCAGCGCAAAAAAATATTATTGGAGGCGGTGGATGTGGGAAATCATGTCACCCTAATTCCCTTTAAAAGAGTAACCACAGAAACAGTTAAAGAACATTTTGAAGAATCTCTCAAGAAGGGGTATGAAGGAGTGATCCTTAAAAATGCCAGTTCTGGATATGAATCAGGTAAACGTTCGGTAAATTGGTTGAAAATCAAGAGATCGGAGACCATAGATGTTAATGTGATCGGTGCAACAAGAAGTACTGGAAGCATAGCCTTTGGAGCCCTGATTCTGGAGAAGGATGGTCAGTATTTTGGTAAAGTGGGCACTGGATTCAGTGATCTGGATCGAAGGAAAATACTGGAGTTTTTAGAAAAAAATAAAGCAGAAACTAATATTTCAATTCCACAGGTTCTGGATGTACTTTTAACCACCCGTCCCCTGCCTGCAGAGATCAAGGCCAATGAAATTGTAAAAAATAAACCCCGAGCCCCGGTATGGGTGAGATTCAGATGGGATTAA
- a CDS encoding YhgE/Pip domain-containing protein, with protein MIKGAREIFKSDLRAIKNNPVVLIVLAAIIIIPSMYALLNIQATWDPYALTSNLKVAVANEDTGSTLNGTQYNVGNMLVDELKDNDKFNWQFVDEETARNGVKNGDYYAALIIPGNFSQTVLSIDTTNPQQANIEYVVNDKLNAIAPKMTNTGADTLQTKINDEIVETVDGIIFGKLSDVGQLAKENKATFLKTKSMLNELNGNLGNIDNDLLQANSVMATVNGIWPKFSAQLPVMKSEADEVKSKYDTLYNYIQSDPAKALSTVQDMESVDTKIITGLKYVDAFLVALYNQTGDENLKPIIAQVEDATTKATTVLTLLQEIEADIASSKDPSGKLNQLKTSIDQMDSAINFLANNKDNIDQAINTASAKLAMANSQWPEVRSSIQTATSKVNSVDEADLDRLIAFADTDQNGVKNYFETPVKLDKTHIYPVDNYGSALAPFYIAISLWIGCIIAVAMISMRVKSRKKYSAETVYMGRMGLFLLIGLIQSFIVAVGALLMHIQVSSQLLFLFTTIYIGLCGMVVVYSMTSAFGNAGKALAIIILVLQITATGGTFPVELLPSFFQAIHPYLPLTYAIGALREVVAGVLWSNFLYCIGVLAIFPVVSFILTLIIKEKVDKRAQWTESKLKDSGLF; from the coding sequence ATGATTAAAGGTGCAAGAGAAATTTTTAAAAGCGATCTTAGGGCTATAAAGAACAACCCTGTAGTTTTAATTGTCCTAGCGGCGATTATCATAATCCCCTCAATGTACGCCCTGTTGAATATTCAGGCAACATGGGATCCCTATGCTTTAACATCTAACCTCAAAGTGGCAGTAGCCAACGAGGATACAGGTTCTACTCTTAATGGGACCCAGTATAATGTTGGAAATATGCTGGTTGATGAATTGAAGGATAACGATAAATTCAACTGGCAATTCGTTGATGAGGAAACAGCGCGAAACGGGGTTAAAAATGGAGATTACTACGCAGCTCTTATAATACCCGGTAATTTCAGTCAGACTGTACTATCCATTGACACCACCAATCCACAGCAGGCCAATATAGAATATGTGGTTAATGATAAACTGAATGCCATTGCCCCTAAAATGACCAACACCGGGGCAGATACCTTACAAACAAAGATCAATGATGAAATAGTGGAAACTGTTGATGGTATCATATTTGGTAAACTCAGTGATGTGGGTCAGCTGGCCAAGGAGAACAAAGCAACGTTTCTTAAAACAAAATCCATGCTAAATGAGTTAAACGGGAATTTAGGAAACATTGATAATGATCTACTTCAGGCTAACTCAGTAATGGCCACTGTTAATGGAATCTGGCCTAAGTTCAGTGCACAGCTACCAGTTATGAAGAGCGAGGCTGATGAGGTCAAATCGAAATACGATACTCTGTACAATTACATTCAGAGTGACCCTGCAAAGGCCCTCTCCACAGTTCAGGATATGGAGTCCGTTGATACTAAAATTATAACTGGCTTAAAATATGTGGATGCCTTTTTAGTTGCCCTTTACAATCAAACCGGGGATGAAAATTTAAAGCCAATCATCGCCCAGGTCGAAGATGCCACTACCAAGGCAACTACAGTTCTCACACTCTTACAAGAGATTGAAGCAGATATTGCCAGTAGCAAAGACCCTTCAGGTAAGTTAAATCAACTTAAAACTTCAATTGACCAGATGGACAGTGCCATTAATTTCTTGGCAAACAACAAGGACAACATTGATCAGGCCATCAATACTGCATCAGCTAAACTGGCCATGGCCAACTCCCAATGGCCGGAGGTTAGAAGTTCCATCCAGACTGCAACTAGTAAAGTTAATTCAGTGGATGAAGCTGATCTGGATCGTTTAATTGCATTTGCGGACACAGATCAAAACGGTGTGAAAAATTACTTTGAAACTCCGGTAAAACTGGATAAAACCCATATTTATCCGGTAGATAATTATGGTTCTGCACTTGCACCGTTCTATATTGCAATCTCTTTATGGATTGGTTGTATAATTGCAGTAGCAATGATCTCCATGCGTGTCAAATCCCGGAAGAAGTACAGTGCCGAAACAGTGTATATGGGAAGAATGGGCCTATTTTTATTAATAGGTTTAATACAGTCGTTTATAGTTGCGGTAGGGGCTTTACTCATGCATATTCAGGTCTCATCACAGCTTTTGTTCCTGTTTACCACCATCTACATTGGTCTGTGTGGTATGGTTGTGGTCTACTCCATGACCTCTGCCTTTGGAAATGCAGGGAAAGCACTGGCCATTATAATCCTGGTTCTGCAGATAACTGCCACCGGAGGAACATTCCCAGTGGAGCTTTTACCCTCATTCTTCCAGGCCATACACCCCTATCTTCCTTTGACTTATGCTATTGGAGCACTGCGTGAAGTGGTTGCTGGTGTATTATGGAGTAATTTCTTATACTGCATAGGAGTACTAGCCATATTCCCAGTTGTAAGCTTTATCCTGACTTTGATCATCAAAGAAAAAGTTGATAAACGGGCCCAGTGGACGGAAAGCAAGTTGAAAGACAGCGGATTGTTCTAA
- a CDS encoding TIGR04083 family peptide-modifying radical SAM enzyme, with amino-acid sequence MAFHVMLIPTLGCPSDCEYCWSSEEGSPVMDIDVIKETVEWLKDFRMEPVTFTFHGGEPLLAGYDFFSEALPLLAEELAHLKPAFALQTNLWNLTPKMAQLFKEYNIPIGSSLDGPEELNDLQRGKGYYQKTMRGYEIAREQDLQVSFISTFTSYSIQYKEDIFNFFLENGLNLKLHPALPSLRDDNPEKWALSPEEYGELLIYLLDQYLEHMDQIELKNIDHLCKCVFIRRGVVCTFVDCMGDTFAVGPDGSIYPCYRFVGMPEYVIGNVRDHPSMEDLSQSDAWKLLQEFKDYVDSECKKCSYIKFCRGGCPYNALSINEETGKAEINGVDPHCTAYKMIFKEITMRATKEMLGSSMGMVPDTSGMEQKAKKGIMSIMLKPS; translated from the coding sequence ATGGCTTTTCATGTTATGCTGATCCCTACCCTGGGTTGTCCCTCAGACTGTGAGTACTGCTGGAGTTCTGAGGAAGGATCTCCAGTTATGGATATTGATGTTATCAAAGAGACTGTGGAATGGCTCAAGGATTTCCGCATGGAACCTGTGACCTTTACGTTCCATGGTGGAGAACCATTACTGGCAGGATATGATTTTTTTTCCGAAGCATTACCCCTCCTGGCAGAAGAGTTAGCTCATCTTAAACCGGCCTTCGCCCTGCAAACAAATCTGTGGAATCTCACCCCGAAAATGGCCCAGTTATTCAAAGAATATAACATACCAATTGGTTCCAGCCTGGATGGTCCAGAAGAACTTAACGACCTGCAAAGGGGAAAAGGTTACTACCAGAAGACCATGAGAGGATATGAAATTGCTCGAGAGCAGGATTTGCAGGTTAGCTTCATTTCCACCTTCACATCATACTCCATACAGTACAAAGAGGATATCTTTAACTTCTTCCTGGAAAATGGGTTGAACCTCAAACTACACCCTGCTCTCCCATCTTTACGTGATGATAACCCTGAAAAATGGGCTTTATCCCCTGAAGAGTATGGGGAACTTTTAATCTATCTCCTGGATCAGTACCTGGAACATATGGACCAAATTGAGCTTAAAAACATTGACCACCTTTGTAAGTGTGTTTTTATCCGCAGAGGAGTGGTTTGTACCTTTGTAGACTGCATGGGTGACACCTTTGCAGTTGGTCCCGATGGTAGCATCTATCCCTGTTACCGTTTCGTTGGTATGCCGGAATACGTTATTGGAAACGTACGGGACCATCCCAGTATGGAGGATCTTTCCCAGTCTGATGCATGGAAGCTTCTTCAGGAATTCAAGGATTACGTGGACTCAGAATGCAAGAAATGTTCCTACATTAAGTTTTGTCGGGGCGGATGCCCGTACAATGCTCTTTCCATCAATGAAGAGACAGGGAAAGCTGAAATCAACGGGGTGGACCCTCACTGCACTGCGTACAAGATGATATTCAAGGAGATAACCATGCGAGCCACTAAAGAAATGCTGGGTTCGAGTATGGGTATGGTTCCAGATACATCTGGTATGGAACAAAAAGCAAAGAAGGGAATAATGTCCATAATGCTTAAACCTTCTTAG
- a CDS encoding PRC-barrel domain-containing protein: MRIKEEMLGKEVVDINAMVIGKVTDVEANFESKTLEAFIVGGNGGILDSLRGSKNDVIVPLHMVVAIGDKIIVKSEK, translated from the coding sequence ATGAGAATAAAAGAAGAAATGCTCGGTAAAGAAGTGGTAGACATCAACGCAATGGTAATTGGCAAAGTTACAGATGTGGAAGCGAACTTTGAAAGTAAAACCTTAGAAGCATTCATAGTAGGGGGAAATGGAGGTATTTTAGATAGTCTGAGAGGTTCTAAAAATGATGTTATAGTCCCTCTGCACATGGTAGTGGCCATTGGTGATAAAATAATAGTTAAAAGCGAAAAATAA